Sequence from the Eriocheir sinensis breed Jianghai 21 chromosome 63, ASM2467909v1, whole genome shotgun sequence genome:
ataataataataataataacaaaacagtTTCAAAGTAAAATTATAAAGGTATGTTATCGCCTTGTGGTCTATTAGTTCATTTGTTTATATCCAATGGGTGGCGGGTCTCTGGTGACGGACTGGAGAAGTGACgctaattaacccggtagcagcgacgggccaaatttgtggctttaccgtgtaccagctgtaggccaaatttttaccatgatataaacccccaaaataaatgatgcttaaactgatcacaaatgcgtcggtactatatattatgaaacggttcgcgtgagtgatgatttttttctcattaattcgcttagagggacctttaagatacatgatcgACGCACCTACCGGGTTAAGATAAATCCAATAGAAGGGCAATATAAGAAGATGAGgacggtgaagagaagggaagggtaaacaCTGCTGGGGACGacgttgccagattctcgtactctgcctcttatgttacCGATTTCCGTCCCAATAACACTCTCCTCGATCCtagtaactgccttcatatatagttatcgttaattttttttacagctaaggagacagttaaacggcgtaaagaaaaatataaaaaagcccgctacttactgcccctgaaatggttaattattggtgctttttggcaatagctatggctcagaacccggtaaatacgaggctctgagtacgataatggcTCAGaacccggtaaatacgaggctctgagtacgataatggcTCAGaacccggtaaatacgaggctctgagtacgataatggcTCAGaacccggtaaatacgaggctctgagtacgataatgccTCAGaacccggtaaatacgaggctctgagtacgataatggcTCAGaacccggtaaatacgaggctctgagtacgataatggcTCAGaacccggtaaatacgaggctctgagtacgataatggcTCAGaacccggtaaatacgaggctctgagtacgataatggcTCAGaacccggtaaatacgaggctctgagtacgataatggcTCAGaacccggtaaatacgaggctctgagtacgataatggcTCAGaacccggtaaatacgaggctctgagtacgataatctggcatcgttggCTGGGGACGAGAGAAAAGTGAACgcaagaagttaaaaaaaaaaactactgagacccgtggttgtggtggtggtggtgctaagcTTAACTGTTGACCTTGTTTGTTGTGGTCAGCGTGGTCATGTTGCTCCCCACGTGTGTCTTACCTTGGAGGCGTCACCTGGCGCTACCCCGGGGCTGTGTACCTGGTGCTCGCCGCCGACAGCttgattgatgatgatggtgatgatgatgatggtcgtggtggtggtggcggtggtggtgtgggggggtgatggtgtttgccttttttttctttttttttcttctttttttacagctaaggagacagttcaagggcgtaaagaaaaaaagaaaaaaaagctcgctacgtactgctcctgaatagaggtcaaaggagtgtccaaaaagcttgtgtgtgtgtgtgtgtgtgtgtgtgtgtgtgtgtgtgtgtgtgtgtgtgtgtgtgtgtgtgtgtgtgtgtgtgtgacccgatTCACCTGTTGTTtccctgtttgtttattttcttagcGTCCGGGACATGGGTAAGGCAGGGGCGGGAGGATTTACtgtaggaggaagggggagggagcggcagaggggggaggggggagggaagggagcaagAGAAAACATGGGTAGAGGGGCAGGCATGGGGAAAGCcgtgtaaggggggggggagggggcaggggtgagccacggagggggagggggagggggaggggggcgataaAGGTGGCATGCCTCGAGTTTGTCTGATGCTGGAAAAATTTTCGTCCCTCGTCCCCTGAGATGGTTATCCTGGGTGGCGGCGAGTGGCTAATggacggccgtgtgtgtgtgtgtgtgtgtgtgtgtgtgtgtgtgtgtgtgtgtgtgtgtgtgtgtgtgtgcgcgctaataacaaaaaaaaatagtaataataagaacaatacGTATTTTCGGTACACGACTTTCAGACTGATTAGTAATACTCAAGTGGTTGAGGCAGTAAAATAGATCAGTCCTAAGAAAGTTAGTTAAGACTTAATGGCTTTTCGCAACTATACTCCAACTAccaatttacactttttttttttgtgtgtgtgtgtgtgtgtgtgtgtgtgtgtgtgtgaagtttggACGGTGTTGGAAGGGActggtgtgtggggtgtgagtgagtgtgttggtGTGCGGTGTGTCCTGCGGCAGCTCTTGCACCGGCGTGCATTGTGTGTTGTAATGGGAATATGCAAGAGGCGGTGAGCGTGGTGTCGCCAGCACCTCCAGGTaaccttctgtctttctcccgcAGGTGATGTGCCGCGCGCCGCGGGTGTGTTGCTGTGGCCGCCGTGTGTGTCAATGACGCCCACGCCCACAGCCACGCAACACGCGGCCATGAGCGCCCTCACGCCGCCGCGCCCCGTGCCCGCCGGGGAGCCGCCAGGCCTCGCCAGGTCGCTGCCTCGGGACTATGGCGCCTCGCTGCGGGACTTGTCCTCCGCCACGCCTCGCAGCCCCCCGCGGCGGCCCCGTGCCCTGGGGGTGCGGCGGGACCACCTGGGGGGCTCTTGGGACCAGCTGGATACCCCCCGGGCTCCCCTGCCACACCTGAGGGCATCCTGGGATCACCTGGGGCCCACCTGGGGTGATGCCCCCGGGGGTGAGCAACAACGCGGCGTGGACGCGTTGCTCACTCACACTTTGCGGCCGCAGCGTCACGAGGCCGCCGCCGCCcgtgctgctgccgccgccgccgcacggGAAGGCGCGGAAGAGGGCGTGGCGGAGATGGCGTCCCCGCGGGACTCTGTGGCGGGCGCCAAGGGGCTGCTCAACGCGCCGGGCCAGAACAACTGCTTCCTCAACAGTGCCGTGCAGGTGAGTGTGCCACGGGGCCGGGTGAGAGGGTGGCGGGGTGACACATGGAGAGGTGAAcaaagggacagggaagggacggAAACGTGACGGACAGCGTGGcggggacaggtgtgggagagacagggaaagggaTCAAGGCGGACGGTGAAGCAGGTGTGCGGGCAGGACGGACAGTGAAAGGGAGGCAGGTGAAGGAGAgcaacgagggaggaggaggggagggggacacCCACACAGACGAATGCTGGGGAAAGGtaaggcacccccccccccctcctcccacgcACCTCCTCACttactcttcctcatttttttctctcctcactttccttcaccgTCCTCTCCTCAGCTTTAgcgggaaatggaaagagagagcaaAGATGCAGGCTTTACTTTacgatacgtgtgtgtgtgtgtgtgtgtgtgtgtgtgtgtgtgtgtgtgtgtgtgtgtgtgtgtgtgtgtgtgtgtgtgtgtgtgtatgaaataaTGGacgggtgtgtggagggagagagaggaaaggcgacGTAAGATGATTGCCcgtagtgattgtgtgtgtgtgtgtgtgtgtgtgagagagagagagagagagagagagagagagagagagagagagagagattaagccaTACATCCTTTCCTCAGGGttgttctcttctccttctcctccatcctcctcctcctgctcctcctcctgctcctcctcctcttctcccttcccgccCCAGGCTCCTCATCTACATGTGTGGATCCTCTTttcactcactttcctctctccactccttttatagtctctctctctctctctctctctctctctctctctctctctctctctctctctctctctctctctctctctctctcataatttcttgttttccttcaaacATATTCAAAAAATGATCAAAATAGAttcacaggcagacagacagacgaacaaatatacagacagacagacagacaaacagatagaaaaatagacatagacagacagacagacaaacagatagaaaaatagacatagacagacagacagacaaacagacagacagacagatggacagacatgAACAAACTGACAGACACAGACTATTTAGGTggacatagataaatagacagacaaatccacacagacagacagacagacagacggacagacgaagGCGGGAAGGGAGACAAGCGGACAGAcagaaggtgaaaggaaggagagaggaagtcgctccttccttccatccctccctctccctctccctctccctctcctcctttctctccctctccctctcccttccctccctccctccacaatgAGTGTTAAAGAATACTCTAACAACAGAGGAGGGTGACACGGGTGtggttaagggaggaggaggaggaggaggaggatgttgaaaaGGAAGACTTGAGGAAGATGACTTtcaggaggaacagaggagagttTACTTAAAAGATGAGTGGAGATAAGgagcaaagggaagaggaagagaaggaggaggaggaagacaaagaaaaaaaagaaaagaaaaaaatatattaggagGAAGTAAAGTTGATCAAATGAACTGTGAAACGAAAGGCTGGAGGAATAcaaagaggagtgggagaaagaggaggaggaggaggaggaggtggagatgaagtaAGTGGAGATTAGAAGTCTGGTGGAGATAACATCAAGGAGTTGTGTTTACCTGTagtctccctcaacaacctcctctaaTTGTTAcgttaccaggaggaggaggagaaggaggaagaggaggaggaggagggggagaagaattaggaggagaaggaggaggaataacagcaTGGAGATAAGGCCAGGTAGTAGCATAGTAATTAGTATAcctggaaggaagaataggaggaggaggaggaggaggaggagggatgatgggATGTAAATTTTAAAGAAGAGTTGAATTAAGTGTTAGAAGCGTTCAACTCTATAGTAAGTatgtatctattattattattattattattattattattattagtagtagtagtagtagtagtagtagtagtagtagtagtagtagtagtagtagtagtagtagtagtagtagtagtagtagtagtagtagtagtagtagtagtagtagacgtgaacatagacgaggaagagaaatagaagaaagaatggaagaggagagaaagagagagagaaaatgcgagaaagggagagaaagagagacggaagcagaaaataaaaaaaataaaacaaaaacacaataataaaagaggaaggaaggacgtcttgaatcatcagagagagagagagagagagagagagagagagagagccgcgcTAGGTCACGTGGTCCCAACAAGTAGTGACCTGCACGATCTAAGTAAAGTAACCGACCCTCCAACAGACGGCCCTCAGTCTTACCCTTCCCCGCCTCGTGTTCAGCCGTGCCCT
This genomic interval carries:
- the LOC126986821 gene encoding uncharacterized protein LOC126986821, whose amino-acid sequence is MTPTPTATQHAAMSALTPPRPVPAGEPPGLARSLPRDYGASLRDLSSATPRSPPRRPRALGVRRDHLGGSWDQLDTPRAPLPHLRASWDHLGPTWGDAPGGEQQRGVDALLTHTLRPQRHEAAAARAAAAAAAREGAEEGVAEMASPRDSVAGAKGLLNAPGQNNCFLNSAVQVCGKFTPN